A stretch of Desulfobacter hydrogenophilus DNA encodes these proteins:
- a CDS encoding DUF350 domain-containing protein, whose protein sequence is MDYTATLNSMGQGLCYALVSILFIFLAKKLDDWRTKNFDDDRHIDDGNLAVGLRRAGLYLGIAIGMIGALSGESAGFRTDMLYLLVDGVLITGCLFFSRFINDFVMMGNMNNDRECVKVFILGDGRTVTGNTALGTVEAGMYIATGFILNGSMSGSGGSFVQSLGSALLFFVLGQFVLLGFGLVYEMITPFNLRDEIKQNNPAAGIALAGILIALGIILKASLSGPFTGWVNDIVGFFVYTLFGMILLIGFNALVDRFLLPTTNIATEIKEDKNVAAMVLVQATIIAVALIIAHAI, encoded by the coding sequence ATGGATTATACAGCAACCTTAAACAGTATGGGGCAGGGTTTATGCTATGCCCTGGTGAGCATTTTATTCATTTTTCTGGCCAAAAAGCTGGATGACTGGCGGACCAAGAATTTTGATGACGACCGCCATATTGACGACGGCAATCTGGCCGTGGGGTTAAGGCGGGCAGGGCTTTACCTTGGCATTGCCATCGGTATGATCGGAGCGTTGTCCGGGGAATCTGCAGGGTTCCGGACCGATATGCTATATCTTTTGGTTGACGGTGTCCTCATTACAGGGTGTCTTTTCTTTTCCCGGTTCATCAACGATTTTGTCATGATGGGCAATATGAACAACGACCGGGAGTGTGTCAAAGTATTTATCCTTGGAGACGGGCGAACCGTTACGGGCAATACTGCCCTTGGCACGGTGGAGGCCGGCATGTACATTGCCACCGGCTTTATTCTCAACGGCAGCATGTCCGGCAGCGGGGGCAGTTTTGTCCAGTCCCTGGGATCTGCACTGCTCTTTTTTGTTCTGGGCCAGTTTGTGCTCCTGGGGTTTGGCCTGGTGTATGAAATGATCACCCCCTTTAATCTCCGGGATGAAATCAAGCAGAATAATCCGGCCGCAGGCATTGCTCTGGCCGGTATTCTCATCGCCCTGGGTATTATTCTGAAAGCCAGTCTTTCCGGTCCGTTTACCGGTTGGGTAAATGATATTGTCGGCTTTTTTGTTTATACGCTATTCGGTATGATTCTGCTCATTGGATTCAATGCTCTTGTGGATCGGTTTCTACTGCCAACCACAAACATTGCAACTGAGATCAAAGAGGACAAAAATGTTGCTGCCATGGTGTTGGTCCAGGCGACCATCATTGCCGTGGCCCTGATCATTGCCCATGCCATCTGA
- a CDS encoding DUF4178 domain-containing protein, which produces MISVSEQKSFDQRFSLIRTLAPDKVLSQEEQARLTIMDAGVGDCFTCFGSTYFIQEINKYQEASEDYSKLKDYFVTELTCLCLETGAVGHFEWEIDDELEMSITLDQTKFKQLTDDEGQPIDGDDLDQIVEDEDSIVYAGDSFDYDDDWAAVYRRNGKEEQVYMYEFVNDRASLFLTIEEWQDPDKDEYRIYISKPVNPLELIFIFRGEANDERA; this is translated from the coding sequence ATGATATCCGTTTCCGAACAAAAGTCTTTTGATCAGCGATTTTCCCTGATCCGAACCCTGGCCCCGGACAAGGTATTGTCCCAGGAGGAACAGGCCCGCCTGACCATCATGGATGCAGGGGTGGGTGACTGTTTTACCTGTTTTGGCAGTACCTATTTCATCCAGGAGATCAACAAATACCAGGAGGCCAGTGAGGATTATTCAAAGCTGAAAGATTACTTTGTCACCGAACTGACCTGTCTGTGCCTGGAAACCGGTGCGGTGGGCCATTTTGAATGGGAAATTGATGATGAATTAGAGATGAGCATCACCCTGGACCAGACCAAATTCAAACAGTTGACGGATGATGAAGGCCAGCCCATTGATGGAGATGATTTGGATCAGATTGTCGAGGATGAGGACAGTATTGTTTATGCCGGGGATTCCTTTGATTATGACGACGACTGGGCTGCTGTGTATCGGCGCAACGGCAAGGAAGAACAGGTTTATATGTATGAATTTGTCAATGATCGCGCATCCCTGTTTCTTACCATTGAGGAGTGGCAGGACCCCGATAAAGATGAATACCGGATTTATATTTCCAAACCCGTGAACCCGTTAGAATTGATTTTTATTTTCAGGGGGGAGGCAAACGATGAGAGGGCGTAA